In a single window of the Limnochorda sp. L945t genome:
- a CDS encoding sensor histidine kinase has product MSASEPAPYRPSPRETRMFHLLSAGTIALAGANLLLQVAYLLGEGQPGIVVAAATAGNLAYIALHLASYRIAETSPLAFGVIALQALSLGALVLVPSRAYFTYFLFLAVEGQTILYLPQRGWWWASAMIWAVIAGSLAVNIPIQADPQSWVVNVLSLTLGLLFTALVSYLARLQMQLRAEMEQSNERLRQSHQELEEAHRRLQAYAAQVEELAAMRERNRLAQEIHDTLAHTLTGLILQLEVVASLLEGDGSQTGPALDAVRKAVVSAREGLAEVRRAVRSLYPDLLQGVPLADSLRRLASQFAEQTGIAVRWRETGTAVALSRGAANALYRSLQEALTNAGRHGSARRIDVVLEWSPEAVRLSIYDDGAGAKELTPGFGLSSMQERVEALGGTVRIDNRPGEGFGVTVTVPASRALTLTGCTG; this is encoded by the coding sequence GTGAGCGCCTCGGAGCCGGCTCCCTACCGTCCGTCTCCCCGGGAGACCAGGATGTTTCACCTCCTGTCCGCCGGCACCATCGCCCTCGCCGGCGCCAACCTCTTGTTGCAGGTCGCCTACCTGCTGGGGGAGGGACAGCCGGGGATCGTGGTGGCGGCAGCGACCGCGGGGAATTTGGCCTACATCGCGCTGCATCTCGCCTCCTATCGGATTGCCGAGACCTCCCCGCTCGCCTTCGGCGTCATCGCACTGCAGGCTCTGAGCCTCGGTGCGCTGGTCCTGGTGCCGTCCCGGGCTTACTTCACCTACTTCCTCTTTCTGGCGGTCGAGGGCCAGACCATCCTCTACCTGCCGCAACGGGGATGGTGGTGGGCCTCGGCCATGATCTGGGCCGTCATCGCGGGGTCGCTGGCCGTGAACATCCCGATCCAGGCCGATCCCCAATCGTGGGTCGTCAACGTCCTCTCCTTGACCCTCGGCCTGCTCTTCACGGCCCTCGTCTCCTACCTGGCGCGCCTGCAGATGCAGCTGCGGGCCGAGATGGAGCAGAGCAACGAGCGCCTGCGCCAGTCCCACCAGGAGCTCGAAGAGGCCCATCGGCGGCTGCAGGCCTACGCGGCACAGGTGGAGGAGCTGGCCGCGATGCGCGAGCGCAACCGCCTCGCGCAGGAGATCCACGACACCCTTGCCCACACCCTGACGGGCCTCATCCTGCAGCTCGAGGTGGTCGCCTCCTTGCTCGAAGGGGACGGCTCGCAGACGGGCCCCGCCCTCGACGCCGTTCGCAAAGCGGTGGTCAGCGCTCGCGAAGGCCTGGCCGAGGTGCGCCGGGCGGTCCGTTCGCTGTACCCGGACCTCCTGCAGGGCGTGCCGCTGGCCGACAGCCTGCGCCGGCTCGCCTCGCAGTTTGCCGAACAGACCGGCATCGCCGTCCGCTGGAGAGAGACCGGCACGGCCGTGGCGCTCTCGAGGGGCGCAGCCAACGCCCTCTACCGGTCGCTCCAGGAGGCGCTCACCAATGCGGGGCGCCACGGCAGCGCCCGCCGGATCGACGTCGTGCTCGAATGGTCCCCCGAGGCGGTGCGGCTGAGCATCTACGACGACGGAGCCGGGGCCAAGGAGTTGACCCCCGGTTTCGGGCTGTCATCCATGCAGGAGCGGGTGGAAGCCCTCGGCGGCACCGTGCGCATCGACAACCGGCCGGGTGAGGGGTTCGGCGTTACCGTGACGGTGCCGGCGTCGCGGGCTTTGACCCTTACGGGTTGCACCGGATGA
- a CDS encoding response regulator transcription factor has product MATRLLIVDDQALFREALKTLCALQPDLDVVGVAGDGREAVQLADRLRPDVVLMDVRMPVMDGVEATRLVKAAHPEVHVVVLTTYDDDEYVREALAAGAAGYLLKDSPPPALFAAIAAVQAGGTFISPPVAARLVVAGGHRTATSEASKPARAPYRPADSPLDLTEREWEVLQLIADGLSNREIARRLFLTEGTVKNYISAIYAKIGTNDRVRAAILARELRAGTGEADAS; this is encoded by the coding sequence ATGGCCACTCGGCTCCTCATCGTAGACGACCAGGCCCTCTTTCGGGAGGCGCTCAAGACACTCTGCGCCCTCCAGCCCGATCTCGACGTGGTAGGGGTCGCAGGAGACGGCCGGGAGGCCGTGCAGCTGGCCGACCGGCTTCGGCCGGACGTCGTGCTCATGGACGTCCGCATGCCGGTGATGGACGGAGTCGAAGCCACCCGCCTCGTCAAGGCCGCTCACCCCGAGGTGCACGTGGTCGTCTTGACCACGTACGACGACGACGAGTACGTGCGGGAGGCCCTGGCGGCCGGGGCCGCCGGGTACCTCCTGAAGGATTCCCCGCCTCCTGCGCTCTTCGCGGCCATCGCCGCGGTGCAGGCCGGGGGCACGTTCATCAGCCCGCCGGTGGCCGCCCGGCTGGTCGTGGCCGGCGGGCATCGTACCGCGACGTCGGAGGCGTCCAAACCGGCTCGGGCTCCCTACCGCCCCGCGGATAGCCCTCTGGACCTGACCGAGCGGGAGTGGGAGGTCCTCCAGCTCATCGCCGACGGGCTCTCTAACCGCGAGATCGCCCGCAGGCTCTTCCTGACCGAGGGCACCGTCAAAAACTACATCAGCGCCATCTACGCGAAGATCGGGACCAACGACCGGGTGCGGGCCGCCATCCTGGCTCGGGAGCTGCGAGCGGGTACGGGGGAGGCGGATGCCTCGTGA
- a CDS encoding outer membrane lipoprotein-sorting protein, with product MYEHFERRTVVLRRMAVASLVTLVAVAAAGTAARATQGNDTAGTALPVEQAAALLERADGYRAEGLEEGVFTFRVTRHQRSGSGELLPPQGPSDVAVIRVFFRSAAAGSQGSEAGQAGQLVIFDEPAGLRGQTFLVVGSNTWMYRPGLRTPLRISAQQRVFGDAGVGEAAGILFSGDYTVTEAREETLDGSPSWRLDLEARSRSAPYRRATVWIDRQQGRYRRAILYSVSGVPLKQLEYEQWGEVSGRKALVRMAVRDLLQEDQGTVTLIETVAIRARTIPPRYFRPDFLSSAALLLGE from the coding sequence ATGTATGAGCACTTCGAGCGGCGCACCGTCGTGCTGCGCCGGATGGCCGTCGCATCCCTCGTGACCCTCGTCGCGGTGGCAGCGGCAGGCACTGCGGCCCGAGCTACTCAGGGCAACGACACGGCCGGGACGGCGCTGCCGGTGGAGCAAGCCGCCGCTCTCCTGGAGCGGGCCGATGGCTACCGGGCCGAGGGGTTGGAGGAGGGAGTGTTCACCTTCCGGGTGACCCGGCACCAGCGGTCCGGTTCCGGAGAGCTGCTGCCCCCCCAGGGGCCTTCAGACGTGGCCGTGATCCGGGTCTTCTTCCGCTCCGCGGCGGCCGGTTCGCAGGGAAGCGAAGCCGGCCAGGCAGGGCAGCTGGTCATCTTCGACGAGCCGGCCGGCCTGCGCGGCCAGACTTTCCTCGTGGTCGGCTCCAACACCTGGATGTATCGTCCCGGCCTGCGCACCCCCCTGCGCATCTCCGCCCAGCAGCGAGTCTTTGGCGACGCAGGCGTCGGAGAGGCCGCCGGCATTCTCTTCAGCGGCGACTATACCGTCACAGAGGCTCGGGAGGAAACCCTCGACGGCTCTCCGTCGTGGCGGTTGGATCTCGAGGCCCGCAGCCGCTCGGCCCCGTACCGGCGCGCCACGGTCTGGATCGATCGCCAGCAGGGCCGGTACCGCCGGGCGATTCTCTACTCGGTCAGCGGCGTGCCCCTCAAACAGCTGGAGTACGAGCAGTGGGGCGAGGTCTCCGGCCGAAAGGCCCTCGTGCGCATGGCGGTCCGAGATCTCCTCCAGGAGGATCAGGGGACGGTGACCCTCATCGAGACGGTGGCCATCCGTGCCCGAACCATTCCGCCCCGCTACTTCCGGCCTGACTTCTTGAGCAGCGCTGCGCTGCTCCTGGGAGAGTGA
- a CDS encoding FtsX-like permease family protein translates to MWRIAARNVARNRRRSALSGLVIAAGVAALMIANGYNRFTFWGLNEVATSQYGHLQIARPAYWENRGELRDRLLDGPTLARLIEVVRQYPGVESAHPLLSVSGLVGNAANSTVFVAEGSPPGAEFASAGSAVREGRRLLAGDKERVLLGTQLARALGVELGDWVTVFTSTVDGAYNAGNAQVVGLIQTGMAEADSRLAVVPLEDARRLMGTDGADRLAVLLSGDRGKQDAEVERAAAGLQAALRAAGLDVEVRTRAQLATFMRQVRGMYDAIFGFLSVVIFGVVLVSVLESLTLSFFERIREMGTVLALGTGRGALFFQILAEGAILGALGAAAGVALGWGIGEMINHAHLTYVPPTMNEPVPLAVRMGWGTAAAPAVVGLVAALLSGIYPAWAATRIQVVEALRHV, encoded by the coding sequence ATGTGGCGGATCGCCGCGCGTAACGTCGCACGCAACCGGCGCCGTAGCGCCTTGAGCGGTCTCGTCATCGCCGCAGGTGTCGCCGCGCTCATGATCGCCAACGGATACAACCGGTTCACGTTCTGGGGTTTGAACGAGGTCGCCACTTCCCAGTACGGCCATCTGCAGATCGCACGGCCCGCCTACTGGGAAAACCGCGGCGAGCTCCGGGACCGCCTGCTGGACGGGCCCACGCTCGCGCGGCTGATCGAGGTCGTGCGGCAGTACCCCGGCGTCGAGTCGGCCCACCCCCTCCTTTCCGTCAGCGGGCTCGTCGGCAACGCCGCCAACAGCACGGTCTTCGTGGCCGAGGGCTCGCCGCCGGGCGCGGAGTTCGCTTCGGCGGGATCGGCCGTACGGGAGGGGCGGCGGCTCCTGGCGGGCGACAAGGAGCGCGTCTTGCTCGGGACGCAGCTCGCCCGGGCGCTCGGCGTCGAGCTCGGCGACTGGGTCACCGTCTTCACGAGCACGGTGGATGGTGCTTACAACGCGGGCAACGCTCAGGTGGTCGGCCTCATCCAGACGGGCATGGCCGAGGCGGACAGTCGCCTGGCGGTCGTGCCCCTCGAGGACGCACGCCGCCTCATGGGAACGGACGGCGCCGACCGGCTCGCCGTCCTGTTGAGCGGAGATCGGGGTAAGCAAGACGCGGAGGTCGAGCGGGCGGCCGCCGGCCTGCAAGCAGCGCTGCGGGCTGCCGGGCTCGACGTCGAGGTCCGCACGAGAGCCCAACTGGCCACCTTCATGCGGCAAGTGCGCGGCATGTACGACGCGATCTTCGGCTTCCTGTCGGTGGTGATCTTCGGCGTCGTGCTGGTCTCCGTGCTCGAAAGCCTGACACTCAGCTTCTTCGAGCGCATCCGGGAGATGGGAACGGTGCTGGCGCTCGGGACCGGGCGCGGGGCGCTGTTCTTCCAGATCCTCGCCGAGGGCGCCATCCTGGGAGCTCTGGGGGCCGCCGCAGGCGTCGCGCTGGGATGGGGGATAGGCGAGATGATCAATCACGCGCACCTGACCTACGTGCCTCCCACGATGAACGAGCCGGTACCCCTCGCCGTGCGCATGGGATGGGGCACCGCTGCTGCGCCGGCGGTGGTCGGCCTGGTGGCGGCGCTGCTTTCGGGCATCTATCCGGCCTGGGCCGCGACGCGGATCCAGGTGGTGGAGGCGCTGCGCCATGTATGA
- a CDS encoding ABC transporter ATP-binding protein, with protein MSGPVVRLQGVTKTYRNGAEPVMALRGIDFEVREGDFVVIHGPSGSGKSTLLHIMGCLDRPTAGRVEVQGTDVGTLGARRLAELRRKDIGFVFQTFNLLPVLSAFENVEYPLLLNRWPRRERRRRVMEVLESVGMAGLGHRRPDQLSGGQKQRVAIARALVHRPGIVLADEPTANLDSDNGQAVLELLSQLNRSTGVAVVVVTHDPLANPYARRMVRMRDGKLTEVNG; from the coding sequence ATGAGCGGCCCGGTCGTCCGTCTCCAGGGTGTGACCAAGACCTACCGCAATGGTGCCGAGCCCGTCATGGCGCTGCGCGGCATCGACTTCGAGGTGCGAGAAGGCGACTTCGTGGTCATCCATGGCCCTTCCGGAAGCGGCAAGAGCACGCTCTTGCACATCATGGGCTGCCTCGACCGCCCCACCGCCGGAAGGGTGGAGGTGCAGGGCACCGACGTCGGCACGCTCGGGGCGCGCCGCCTGGCGGAGCTCAGGCGCAAGGACATCGGATTCGTCTTCCAGACATTCAACCTCCTGCCCGTGCTGTCGGCCTTCGAGAACGTCGAGTACCCACTCCTCCTCAACCGCTGGCCGCGACGCGAGCGCCGGCGCAGGGTGATGGAGGTGCTGGAGTCGGTCGGCATGGCCGGCCTGGGACACCGGCGCCCGGATCAGCTGTCGGGCGGGCAGAAGCAACGGGTGGCCATTGCCCGGGCCCTCGTGCACCGGCCCGGGATCGTGCTGGCGGACGAGCCCACCGCCAATTTGGACAGCGACAACGGCCAGGCCGTCCTCGAGCTGTTGAGCCAGCTCAACCGGAGCACCGGCGTGGCCGTCGTCGTGGTGACCCACGACCCGCTGGCCAATCCCTACGCGCGCCGGATGGTGCGGATGCGAGACGGGAAGCTCACGGAGGTGAACGGATAG
- a CDS encoding tetratricopeptide repeat protein — translation MGMVRRWFVTLAASVALAALGWSLTFPGGVLAGAPGDASAAGSPVAGRETIDALRQQLQRAREQFHRGGPQAAPALDDLRALADRLHEAALSASSRGDAEGEGEALSDEAIALLELVNVTEGQGPNAEAYALLERAERAALRAVEIAPRQSEAHRLLGEVSMRLLAYRGSAALSLVSRTQRELEMAIRLDAGNPAAFLAMAQFEWGAPAGLGGGPARGLQLVEQALKVARTDLDRYLAYVWQGNLLQKMGRSQAAREAYARALAIYPDGGMARQFRQAAEKGNAG, via the coding sequence ATGGGAATGGTTCGGCGGTGGTTCGTGACGTTGGCTGCGTCGGTCGCGCTGGCTGCGCTGGGATGGAGCCTGACGTTCCCTGGTGGCGTCCTGGCGGGGGCTCCGGGCGATGCCTCGGCGGCCGGTTCGCCCGTGGCAGGACGGGAGACGATCGACGCCCTGCGGCAGCAGCTTCAGCGTGCCCGCGAACAGTTCCACCGGGGAGGCCCGCAGGCTGCTCCGGCGCTCGACGACCTGCGGGCGCTCGCCGATCGGCTGCACGAAGCAGCGCTCTCGGCCAGCTCCCGCGGCGACGCCGAGGGCGAAGGCGAGGCGCTCAGTGACGAAGCCATCGCCCTGTTGGAGCTGGTCAACGTCACCGAGGGCCAGGGGCCCAACGCCGAAGCTTATGCGCTCCTGGAAAGGGCAGAACGGGCGGCGCTCCGGGCGGTCGAGATCGCGCCTCGACAGTCCGAGGCGCACCGGCTCCTCGGCGAGGTCTCCATGCGGCTGCTCGCCTACCGGGGAAGCGCGGCCCTGTCCCTGGTCTCCCGCACCCAGCGAGAGCTCGAGATGGCCATCCGCCTCGATGCCGGCAACCCCGCCGCGTTCCTGGCGATGGCGCAGTTCGAGTGGGGTGCGCCGGCAGGACTGGGCGGCGGCCCGGCGCGGGGACTGCAGCTCGTCGAACAGGCTCTGAAGGTCGCGCGCACCGACCTCGACCGCTACCTCGCCTACGTGTGGCAGGGCAATCTCTTGCAGAAGATGGGCCGGTCCCAGGCCGCCCGGGAGGCCTACGCGAGGGCGCTCGCCATCTACCCCGATGGGGGCATGGCCCGGCAATTCCGGCAGGCGGCCGAAAAGGGGAATGCGGGATGA
- a CDS encoding GntR family transcriptional regulator, with the protein MESPRPIYLQIIDEVKRAMARRDLLPGDRIPSQRELAQMLRVNPNTVQRAFREMEVLGLVETVRGEGTFVRDDPALLSQVRSEMARQAVAHFVKQIRGLGFAEEEAVSMVRAAFRQSEPEGDRRA; encoded by the coding sequence GTGGAGTCGCCGCGGCCCATCTACCTGCAAATCATCGACGAGGTCAAGCGGGCAATGGCGCGCCGGGATCTGCTCCCGGGGGACCGGATCCCGTCGCAGCGGGAGTTGGCCCAGATGCTGAGGGTCAACCCCAACACGGTCCAGCGGGCGTTTCGTGAGATGGAGGTGCTGGGTTTGGTGGAGACGGTGCGCGGGGAGGGGACCTTCGTCCGCGACGACCCCGCGCTGTTGAGCCAGGTGCGATCGGAGATGGCCCGACAGGCGGTGGCGCACTTCGTCAAGCAGATCCGCGGGTTGGGCTTCGCCGAGGAGGAGGCCGTGTCGATGGTGCGTGCCGCTTTCCGGCAATCCGAGCCCGAGGGCGATCGCAGGGCGTGA
- a CDS encoding ABC transporter ATP-binding protein, whose translation MNDTQWLVESTALVKRYGRVEALRGVDLRLGAGQIVGLVGPNGSGKSTFLKVVAGLLHPDGGSVKVRGRSPGLETKRWVAFQPEIDHLYRWMTVQQAMELQASVVGDWDARRAAELLEFLNLHQQRRTPVRNLSRGMRARLKLAMTLSRNAPIVLLDEPLSGIDPPSRGRIIRALIGQFRTDEQVVVLATHEVAETESTFDRVVFLERGTVKIDEDAQELRERYGKSIQAIMEEVYA comes from the coding sequence TTGAACGATACGCAATGGCTGGTCGAGTCCACCGCGCTCGTGAAGCGCTACGGGCGCGTCGAGGCGCTGCGGGGCGTCGACCTTCGGCTGGGTGCGGGCCAGATCGTGGGCCTCGTGGGTCCCAACGGGAGCGGGAAGTCGACGTTCCTCAAGGTGGTGGCAGGGCTGCTGCATCCCGACGGCGGGAGCGTGAAGGTCCGCGGGCGCTCGCCGGGCCTCGAGACGAAGCGCTGGGTGGCCTTTCAGCCGGAGATCGACCACCTCTACCGGTGGATGACCGTGCAGCAAGCCATGGAACTGCAGGCGTCCGTCGTGGGCGATTGGGATGCCCGCAGGGCAGCAGAGCTGCTCGAATTCCTCAACCTGCACCAGCAGCGCCGCACCCCGGTCCGTAACCTCTCCCGGGGTATGCGGGCCCGGCTCAAGCTGGCCATGACGCTCTCGCGTAACGCACCCATCGTGCTCCTGGACGAGCCGCTGTCCGGCATCGATCCGCCCTCGCGCGGGCGCATCATCCGGGCGCTCATCGGGCAGTTCCGCACCGACGAGCAGGTGGTGGTGCTCGCCACTCACGAGGTGGCCGAAACCGAAAGCACGTTTGATCGCGTGGTCTTCCTGGAGAGAGGCACCGTCAAAATCGACGAAGACGCGCAGGAGCTGCGCGAGCGCTACGGCAAGTCGATCCAGGCGATCATGGAAGAGGTGTACGCATGA
- a CDS encoding DUF4097 family beta strand repeat-containing protein produces the protein MNVKRAALWALLALFVVAMVDWRAQVLWATHDVHSIGWGYQELFRVRGHSLRDLMEGQGISADEWAMLASEGAIDERSTPKASASTKLEASLAPRKALEVENPFGSIRLDGVARDQIPAGGPDVELESRLTVYATSEQAARQYLQQLRVRLVSTEEGGARLEVDRPALTPSEVKRVKLELAGRMPSDGLVQLRNSSGTVSVSGVAGPSFVYNSMGRTELHDLRGHWRVDVPFSDLTVRRVAGSMEVSGSYASSTIDDVRGDLTVRADFRDQRMSGVGGRLSARVRYGRLEADGVGRGAEVDGHFADVTLRDVRGDVAASTGYGNLLVERPLGSVDLTSRYTGVRVELPEPLDHRFDVEVRMGDLVNRTGLPEAPRVTQGAEHFVAAAGGGRHVVRIRAEYANVEILARGGQ, from the coding sequence TTGAACGTGAAGCGTGCGGCGCTATGGGCGCTGTTGGCGTTGTTCGTCGTGGCGATGGTGGACTGGCGGGCCCAGGTGCTGTGGGCCACGCACGACGTCCACTCGATCGGCTGGGGTTACCAGGAGCTTTTCCGGGTTCGAGGACACTCGCTCCGGGACCTGATGGAAGGCCAAGGCATCTCCGCCGACGAGTGGGCCATGCTGGCGAGCGAGGGCGCGATCGACGAGCGCAGCACTCCGAAGGCATCGGCGTCGACGAAACTGGAGGCTTCGCTGGCCCCGCGTAAGGCGCTGGAGGTCGAAAACCCGTTCGGGAGCATCCGCCTCGACGGCGTGGCTCGGGATCAGATCCCGGCGGGCGGGCCCGACGTCGAACTGGAGTCCCGCCTGACGGTGTACGCCACCAGCGAGCAAGCGGCCCGGCAGTACCTGCAGCAACTCCGTGTGCGGCTCGTCTCCACGGAGGAGGGCGGCGCCCGGCTGGAGGTCGACCGGCCTGCCCTCACTCCCTCCGAGGTGAAGCGGGTCAAGCTCGAGCTTGCCGGGCGCATGCCTTCCGACGGCCTCGTGCAGCTGCGAAACAGCTCCGGGACGGTCAGCGTCTCCGGTGTGGCTGGGCCGTCGTTCGTGTACAACTCCATGGGCCGCACGGAGCTGCACGATTTGCGGGGCCACTGGCGGGTAGACGTGCCGTTCAGCGACCTGACCGTCCGGCGGGTGGCAGGATCCATGGAGGTATCAGGTAGCTACGCCTCCAGCACGATCGACGACGTCCGGGGCGACTTGACCGTGCGGGCTGACTTCCGGGACCAGCGAATGAGCGGCGTCGGCGGCCGGCTCTCGGCTCGCGTCCGCTACGGACGCCTCGAGGCGGACGGAGTGGGAAGAGGCGCGGAGGTAGACGGCCACTTCGCCGACGTCACCCTGCGCGACGTGCGCGGGGACGTCGCGGCCTCGACCGGCTACGGCAACCTGCTCGTGGAAAGGCCGCTCGGCAGCGTCGACCTCACCTCCCGCTACACGGGCGTACGCGTCGAGCTGCCAGAGCCGCTGGACCACCGGTTCGACGTGGAGGTGCGGATGGGCGATCTCGTCAACCGGACGGGGCTGCCAGAGGCGCCGCGGGTTACGCAGGGAGCGGAGCACTTCGTGGCTGCGGCGGGCGGCGGGCGCCACGTCGTGCGGATCCGGGCGGAGTACGCAAACGTGGAGATCCTGGCCCGGGGCGGGCAGTAA
- a CDS encoding RNA polymerase sigma factor: MEVQAAVPRELTTDPDVEIVRRMAAGEQEALLQLHRRYRRRVLGYIVKLVRDPALAEEVLQDVWLAAWQGAGRFRGASRVSTWLLGIAHHRSLNAFRQADRRRLEPVAPERLRATEPWEGDEGSAVASGLESAEMRELLAQAMERLSPVHQAALRLVFLHGLSLKEAAAVMGCPVGTVKSRLSHARQRLRECLEAENAPAPAPACATR; the protein is encoded by the coding sequence TTGGAAGTCCAGGCGGCAGTTCCACGTGAGCTGACCACGGATCCGGACGTCGAGATCGTGCGCCGCATGGCGGCGGGTGAACAGGAGGCGCTCCTTCAGCTCCACCGACGCTACCGGCGGCGGGTGCTCGGCTACATCGTCAAGCTGGTGCGAGACCCGGCGCTGGCGGAGGAGGTCCTCCAGGACGTATGGCTGGCTGCCTGGCAGGGCGCGGGAAGGTTTCGTGGAGCGTCGCGGGTGAGCACGTGGCTGCTGGGCATTGCCCACCACCGTTCCCTCAATGCCTTCCGCCAGGCGGATCGCCGCAGGCTCGAGCCCGTTGCCCCCGAGAGGCTGCGGGCGACGGAGCCATGGGAAGGCGACGAGGGGTCGGCCGTCGCATCCGGGCTCGAATCGGCGGAGATGCGGGAGCTCCTGGCGCAGGCCATGGAGCGCCTGTCCCCCGTCCACCAGGCGGCGCTCCGGCTCGTCTTCCTCCACGGGCTCTCGCTCAAGGAGGCGGCCGCCGTGATGGGTTGCCCGGTCGGAACGGTCAAGAGCCGCCTCAGCCATGCCCGCCAGCGACTCCGGGAGTGTCTGGAGGCGGAGAACGCACCGGCGCCCGCACCTGCCTGTGCAACGCGGTAA
- a CDS encoding anti-sigma factor family protein, which translates to MPGHHVDPWLPWYVNGTLGPRLRLRVERHLARCESCRRELRWWEAIRDAVVRQASAGPKTGIPPGSPLTARSPGSASERSWPVGTPRHPSPGPRTSRR; encoded by the coding sequence GTGCCGGGCCATCATGTCGACCCATGGTTGCCCTGGTACGTCAACGGCACCCTCGGCCCACGGCTGCGCCTGCGCGTGGAGCGACACCTGGCGCGCTGCGAGTCCTGCCGCCGGGAGCTCCGCTGGTGGGAGGCCATCCGCGACGCCGTCGTCAGGCAGGCCTCTGCCGGGCCGAAGACGGGTATCCCGCCCGGCAGCCCGCTCACTGCTCGTAGCCCCGGATCCGCATCCGAGCGCTCCTGGCCGGTTGGCACACCTCGACATCCTTCTCCAGGCCCGCGAACGTCGCGGCGCTAA
- a CDS encoding NUDIX hydrolase produces the protein MMVEPQWIRWAKRIQAIAQTGLSFARDPYDLDRYRELRELATDMLAHGAGLDGSPDRLRVRELFAGESGYPTPKVDVRAAVFQESRVLMVKERSDGRWSIPGGWADVGSSPGEMAVREVYEESGYRVRPVRILAVWDNSRHHDRPVAYAVYKICIGCELVGGESRAGTETEAVGWFSLDALPELSVTRITEQQLRRLHELHTHPQLGPDFD, from the coding sequence ATGATGGTGGAACCACAATGGATCCGGTGGGCCAAGCGCATCCAGGCGATTGCGCAGACGGGCCTCTCCTTCGCCAGGGACCCCTATGACCTCGACCGCTACCGGGAACTTCGTGAGCTCGCGACCGACATGCTGGCCCACGGGGCCGGGCTCGATGGCTCGCCTGACCGGCTCCGCGTGCGAGAGCTATTCGCCGGCGAATCGGGCTACCCGACCCCGAAGGTCGACGTGCGGGCGGCCGTCTTCCAGGAGAGCCGGGTGCTCATGGTGAAAGAACGCTCCGATGGGCGCTGGTCCATCCCCGGGGGCTGGGCGGACGTGGGGTCCTCGCCGGGGGAGATGGCCGTTCGCGAAGTGTACGAGGAGTCGGGATACCGGGTGCGCCCGGTGCGCATCCTGGCCGTGTGGGACAACTCCCGCCACCATGATCGCCCGGTGGCGTACGCCGTCTACAAGATCTGCATCGGGTGCGAGCTGGTGGGTGGGGAGTCCCGCGCCGGGACGGAGACGGAAGCGGTAGGGTGGTTTTCGCTGGACGCGCTGCCGGAGCTCTCCGTGACCCGGATCACCGAGCAGCAGCTGCGGCGGCTGCACGAGCTCCACACGCATCCCCAACTCGGACCCGACTTCGATTGA
- the lipA gene encoding lipoyl synthase, with protein MVTEIKAVRGGLRKRPTDGPGTATARPKPEWLKVPLPVGPVYARVSGLVRELGLHTVCQEARCPNVAECWGHGTATFMILGWVCTRACKFCAVATGNPRGAVDAGEPQRVATAVRELDLEYVVLTSVDRDDLPDGGAAHFARTVRAIKEAAPSTRVEALTPDFRGDRAAVALVVDSGLDVFAHNLETVRRLTPRVRDPRATYDQSLEVLAFGKRHRPEVLTKSSLMLGLGETDGEIREAMRDLRAAGVDILTLGQYLRPSKSHLSVERYVTPAEFLRYRDWGYEEGFVEVFSGPLVRSSYRADRVFEEAKAGQPAGAGAGGVAASRPD; from the coding sequence ATGGTCACGGAGATCAAAGCCGTACGCGGGGGCCTGCGCAAGCGTCCTACGGACGGGCCCGGCACCGCCACGGCGCGGCCCAAGCCGGAGTGGCTCAAAGTACCGTTGCCGGTGGGGCCCGTGTACGCCCGGGTCTCGGGACTGGTGCGCGAGCTGGGCCTGCACACGGTGTGCCAGGAGGCCCGGTGCCCCAACGTGGCGGAGTGCTGGGGCCATGGCACCGCCACGTTCATGATCCTGGGGTGGGTGTGCACGCGGGCGTGCAAGTTTTGCGCCGTGGCGACCGGCAACCCGAGGGGAGCCGTCGACGCCGGGGAGCCGCAGCGGGTGGCCACCGCCGTCCGGGAGCTCGATCTCGAGTACGTCGTGCTCACCTCGGTCGACCGGGACGACCTGCCCGATGGGGGTGCCGCGCACTTCGCGCGCACCGTCCGGGCCATCAAAGAGGCTGCGCCCTCGACGCGGGTGGAGGCGCTCACACCCGATTTCCGCGGCGACCGGGCGGCGGTCGCCCTGGTGGTCGACAGCGGGCTCGACGTGTTCGCCCACAACCTGGAGACGGTGCGCAGGCTCACGCCCCGGGTGCGGGATCCGCGGGCGACGTACGACCAGAGCCTGGAGGTCCTGGCCTTCGGCAAGCGGCATCGCCCGGAGGTGCTGACCAAGTCCAGCCTCATGCTCGGGCTCGGGGAGACGGACGGCGAGATCCGGGAGGCCATGCGGGACCTGCGAGCGGCGGGCGTCGACATCCTCACCCTCGGGCAGTACCTGCGCCCCAGCAAGAGCCACCTCTCCGTGGAGCGGTACGTCACGCCGGCGGAGTTCTTGCGCTACCGGGATTGGGGATACGAGGAGGGGTTCGTCGAGGTCTTCAGCGGGCCGCTCGTGCGCAGCTCGTACCGGGCAGACCGGGTGTTCGAGGAGGCCAAGGCGGGCCAGCCGGCCGGCGCCGGGGCCGGGGGCGTGGCGGCTTCGCGCCCGGACTGA